CTGTAAATGACCATCGCTATCGGCTATTGGCTGGACAGGTGTTCCCGTTCCATCTTTAGCGGTGTTTGTCCAACCCGCCACGCTATCATTGGCTTTGTCCAATAGAACTTCATAGGTAGCCGTTGCGTTTATATCAACCAATACTCTTTTGGTTGTCGGGTCAACCCTAACCATTTTAACTTCTTGTGCGTCATCATTAGTAACTCCAAGAAGAACTGGGTTACGGTTGTCATCTTTTTTTGCTATTTCGTTAGCCATTCTCTCACCTTCCTATAAAAATAAGTTAGCCAATAAATTAAGCTCGTTCTTTCTAAAAATAAAATTCTTCTGTTTAATTCAACTAATTCTTCGTTGGTTAAGTCGATTGATTTAAGTAACTTGACAATATCATTATCAACTTTTAAGTTTTTTTTCCTTAAAGCAAACACCCTTTCTTCAATTTTACAGGTGTTTTGATGAATTTTAGGGACTTGTTTTCTAACTGTATCAAGCCACTGTTGTTTAATTATTTTTAGTTTAAGCGACATAAAGTTTCCTTTAAATTAGAATTTGTCCAGTTAAATTTATTCTCTGCTTCTTTTCTGACTTGATGAGAGAGATTTCTGATATTTGTTTTAGAAAAAAGGTTAATCTTTTCAGTCAAATCACAAACATCAATCGAGAAAACTTCAGCGTTGAAAATTCCTTCCGCGTTTAATTTAGCCCCGTCCGTTTTAATTAGAAGTTCTTTATCAGGGTAAAATGAGTTCATCGGGTCTTGATTGGTAGTTATAACAGGCATACCGCAAGCCATCGCCTCGATAATTGCCCTGCCGTAACCCTCAAATTTAGAGGGCTGAATGGCAATATCGCCTTCTTTATACAACTCATTATTGTCTTCATAATCGTTAATTCTAAAATCTATTCTCGTATCTTCCGAAAGTATCTCTCTTGCCTGAAAAGACAACTCATCGCCAATATCTCTTTGAGCATTAATGATAAGTTTTTTTGCCTTTGATTTATGAAAAGCTCTAATAACTTCATCGGTTGATTTTCTTTTAAATATACCGCCATAACCAGCGTTATGAACAAAAACATTCGAGTTAAAAAGTCCTCCTCTTGGAGTAAATTTATACCCGCTTATATCTATTGGCACATTAATTAACAATCTTTTATCTCCAAACTTTCCCAGTTTATCGTAAGCTGTTTTGCTCGGGCAGATAAATAAATCGCAATCTCCCCAATTATCGTTTAAATTAAACCATTCGTGGTTAACCACAACCGCTGATTTCTTGCCCATCTCTTTAGCAATTCGATAAGCGTTAAAGTTAAAAGGTATCTCTAAAGTAATTAAAAGGTCTATTTTTTCAAGCAGTTCAATTATCTGGCTGTCATTTGGTCTCATAGAAGCGTTAATTTGGGTTTCCTGCCAATCTTCCCTTCCCTTAACCGAATTGACACTTAAAATATGGTCAATACCTAAATTATCAATAAACTCTTTAGCGAATATGCCCAAACCTGACCTTAAATTAGTGTAGCAAATTATCCCCAATTCCAAGTTTTTCAATCTCCTTTATCAGCTTTTTTGTTCTTTTTTCATATGAATAATTTTTATGGACAAACTCATAACCATTTAAAGCAATTTGTTTCCTTTTCTTTTCATCTTTTAAAAATCTATCTATCAAGTAAAACATCTCATCTTCAGTTTTATACCAGACAAGGTGTTTGTAATTTTCAAATTCTTCTTCTAATCCCTTAACGTAAGGGGTTAAGAAAAAAGCCCCGCAACCTAAAGCTAAATAAACTCTATTAGACCAGTATCCATCATTAACGCTTTGGCTGTTATCCCCTAACGCTATTTTACAAGAAGAATAAACCTTACACAAATCATCGTTAAAAACCCTACCCCCGTTTTCTAAATCAGAAGAACAATTATTGCCATAAACTTTTAACTGGTATTTATTAGCAACCTTTCTTAAAAAATTAACTCTTTCTTTGTTATACACATTACCTACAAAGACAAGGTCGTTGGCGTATCTTTTGCTAAAAGCAACTTTTTTATGTAGAGCTTTATCAACCCCTTGCCGTATGCAAGTGTGATTTAATCCATAATGTGACCAATCAACCACATCTTCGGTTGTTACAACCAAATCCATCAACTTGCCCTGTTTTAAGAATAACGGGAGTCTCCTTTCTAAAAACATCCAATCAAAAGTCCACATAACCTTTTTGGCTGGTGTGGCTGATAAAACATCTTTTAATCTTTTATAATCTATGTTGCCAAGAAAAGAAAACAAAATAACATCTGGATTTACCTTATCAACTACTTTTTTTAAGTCCCAAATATTGTTTTTGGATAAAATTGTTATTGTATTCCCACTTCTTTTAAGTTGTTTTTTGATAAAAAACTCATTGGGAGTGCCCCAATAACCTTCTTCACTATTGAAATAACCCAAATAAACAAACTTCGTATCACAAAATCCTTTCTGAACCAAACTCTCATCAGGGATTTGGCTATATTCATCAGGGGCAAATCGTCCTACATAAAGTAGGTTCATATTTTTCCTTCTATTCTAAGATTACCATTAATATAGCTTTTATCGACTATCTCTAAATCTAATTCAATAAAAATAGATTCAAGAATTGGTAATGTATACCCTGCCATGTGTGTATTCTCTGGATATTCCTGCCCGCCATAAAGCCTTCTAATCAATTCTCTGGGATTATCTTTAAAAACTCTATATAATTCCAATACGTCCGGACATTGAATAAAAATAGAACCACCCTTTTTGAGCAATGATACCCAATATGCCAACACCTCGAGTGATTCTTTTTGTGGGAAATGCTCAATAATATCAATGGCTAAAATTTCATCGAGAGAACAATGAGCAAACGGCAAGTTCCTAACATCCGCAGTAATATCAACCCTTTTTAATGCTCTAATGTCAACGTTTATGTAACCCTCTCGGTAATCTTCACCACAACCCAAATTAACCCGCATATTTTTTTGTCCTTGCCATTTTAGGCATTTGATATTTTTTTGTCTTTGGTAGTTCAGTTATCTGGAAATGAGAACTTTCAGATAAAAGTGAATCAGCAAATTTTTTACTGATAAAAACTGGCTCATCTTTTCTAAAGACGTAAGTTTTGCCTGTTACAGGGCAAGGAGCGTTAAATACATCTTTTTTATAAATTGCGACTAACATTTTTTCGCCCATTTCAACCTCCTATTTTCTCCGCAATATCCTTTAAGGTTATCCCCTCTTTTAACTTTACCCTTTTCTGAATAAAGTTAAACGTCAAATCGTCTATTGAGCGCGGTTTTAAAAGTAATTTGCTTTGTCTTGCTCGTCTTTTGTTATCGCCTTTCTCAGCAATCTTAGCAACTTTCTCCCTGACATACTCACGAGGATAAGGAAGTTTAATAATAGGACTTCCCGTCCTGATTAAATGTTGCATCACTGAGTCAACTACTTCATCAACCGCTTCTCTTTCCGCGATTTTATAGCCAAGAGCTTTATTACTCGGTTGTTTTATTATCGACATTTTCAACCTCTTTGTGTTTTAAATAAGAAGTCTTATAAAGCGGTTCTGCTTTGTGCACTTTCTCAGCAATCGCGAAGGCTTCCTGAACCTCTTTTGGT
This Candidatus Oleimmundimicrobium sp. DNA region includes the following protein-coding sequences:
- a CDS encoding glycosyltransferase, which gives rise to MNLLYVGRFAPDEYSQIPDESLVQKGFCDTKFVYLGYFNSEEGYWGTPNEFFIKKQLKRSGNTITILSKNNIWDLKKVVDKVNPDVILFSFLGNIDYKRLKDVLSATPAKKVMWTFDWMFLERRLPLFLKQGKLMDLVVTTEDVVDWSHYGLNHTCIRQGVDKALHKKVAFSKRYANDLVFVGNVYNKERVNFLRKVANKYQLKVYGNNCSSDLENGGRVFNDDLCKVYSSCKIALGDNSQSVNDGYWSNRVYLALGCGAFFLTPYVKGLEEEFENYKHLVWYKTEDEMFYLIDRFLKDEKKRKQIALNGYEFVHKNYSYEKRTKKLIKEIEKLGIGDNLLH
- a CDS encoding glycosyltransferase family 4 protein is translated as MKNLELGIICYTNLRSGLGIFAKEFIDNLGIDHILSVNSVKGREDWQETQINASMRPNDSQIIELLEKIDLLITLEIPFNFNAYRIAKEMGKKSAVVVNHEWFNLNDNWGDCDLFICPSKTAYDKLGKFGDKRLLINVPIDISGYKFTPRGGLFNSNVFVHNAGYGGIFKRKSTDEVIRAFHKSKAKKLIINAQRDIGDELSFQAREILSEDTRIDFRINDYEDNNELYKEGDIAIQPSKFEGYGRAIIEAMACGMPVITTNQDPMNSFYPDKELLIKTDGAKLNAEGIFNAEVFSIDVCDLTEKINLFSKTNIRNLSHQVRKEAENKFNWTNSNLKETLCRLN
- a CDS encoding methyltransferase domain-containing protein encodes the protein MRVNLGCGEDYREGYINVDIRALKRVDITADVRNLPFAHCSLDEILAIDIIEHFPQKESLEVLAYWVSLLKKGGSIFIQCPDVLELYRVFKDNPRELIRRLYGGQEYPENTHMAGYTLPILESIFIELDLEIVDKSYINGNLRIEGKI